The DNA sequence cgccccaccacctcctcctcctcctccccctgatcctcctcccccgcccactGGGctcaccatccctcctcctcccactcctcctcctcctcctccgccactcaCAGCCATGCTCTTGAACAGCTCGTgctggtggtgggcgtggtgggggtggtggtgggcgtggtgggggtgggggtgcgggctgAGAGGCCCCAACCCAGCCatccctcctcctactcctcctcctactcctacaaCTCCTACTCCGCCCATGCCGCTACCAGCTCCGGAGCCTCGAAGGTACAGGTCGTCCTTGGAGGTCAAGGCCATGCTGTGGACCACGTCCGACTTGAGGAAGGGCCTGTGGGCGTCTGGGAAAGCCATGCTGAAGAGTGCCTCCGGGTCGCAGACGAACTTGTAGACGTAGCGTTCACCGGCCACCTTCTGCATGATGCCCTTCTCGTAGTAGTAGCGCAGGGAGCGGCTCAGCTTGTCGTAGTTCATGGCCGGTCGGTTCTTCTGGATGCCCCAGCGACGGGCCACCTGCACGGAAGTGGGATTTTacttgcttattcattcattcatccatccattcattcattcatttgtttatttatttattcatttatctattcatgtatttatttatttattcatttatttgatgttattataattattgattaattaatcaatcaatttattTACTTTTATGTATCCGTGATCTTGGTAACGCACACATAGGATTTTTTTAACATTTAGGAATATCTTTTTTACCCGTTAGgaatttttcatttttatcttatctgTTTTTTGTTCCGCATCAGTGATCTGGTAACGCGCACAAGGAATTTTTGAATATagatgacttttaaaaaaaaaccagttgGGGAGCTTTTACGCATCAGTAATCTGGTTACACGCACATTGAATTTTGAACATCAAGGGTTCTTTTTTCgcctttttcattttcatttttcagttGTTTGCGCATCAGTGATCTGGTAACGCGCACATGGGATTTTTGAACATCtagggatttttgtttttttgttgtttttttttgtttacgtgTAAGTGGTCTGGTACACGCACATGTGATAGTTGAACATCAAGGGGTTTTCTTTTCAATGCATCAGTGATCTGGTAACGCgcacatgggttttttttcttaatatcaagggattatcttttttttttatccggtcAGGGATTTTTTGCGCATCAATGATCTGGTAACGCGCACATGGGATTTTCAAACATCAAGGAAGTTTTTTCAACCCGACAGGATTTTCTGAACACACGCCCTACCCCCTCATACAACACCCCCCTACACACGCCctatcctccttcccccccaccacacacaccaaatccccacccacacacacgcccccaacccctcaaagaactcccccacccctcaccacccgaacacacacaacctccccgcATCAACCCCTCCTCGCACCCCTACCTCCTCAGGCTCGATGAGTTTGAACTCCAGTCCCCGGCCCGTCCAGGCGATGAAGGAAGCGTTGCTGGGGTCGTCCAGCAGGGCCACCAGGAACTGCCACAGCTGCAGGGACCCCCGCCTCTGGTAGGTGGACACGGGCCCCTCCCGGTGGTAACGCTCCAGGTAAAAGTCCCGGTAGAACTCTGGCTTCATGTCTAGCCCTGtagcacacggacacacacacacatgaagacatggTGTGAGTGGACGGTATGAATACATTTAAAACGGGACTGAACTCAgagttcagaattttttttttttttttttttttttttaaatatctgtcGTAAAACCCCTATCACAGCACACAGATCTCTGGTTTCATGTTTGGCCCTGcagggcggacacacacacacacacacacacacacacacacagagacacacccacccacccacccacacacacacacacacacacagggagacatggtGTGAGTGGacagtatgtatacatgtaaatAGGGATTGAACTTagaattcattttttttatctgtcgtAAAACCCCCATCAAAGGACACGTTAGAACTTTGGCTTCATGCCTGGCCCTGcagagcggacacacacacacagaaggacaggaCATGATATGAGTGGACTGTAGatatacatgtaaaacatgaCTGAACTCAGAGTTCAGAATTCAATTTTATATTTGTCGTAAAACCCCATTAAAGGACACTAaatctaaacacaacaaacagatacaagctgtcagaactcagaattcaatttatttgtcgtaaaaaaacccatcaaaggaCACAAaatctaaacacaacaaacagatacaaGCTATCAAAATTCAGAATTCAATTTTATATTTGTCGTAAAACCCCCATCAGAGGACACTAaatctaaacacaacaaacagatacaaGCTGTGACATAGTTATAGATTAGCGAGACATGGTGTGAATGgactgtatgtatacatataaacgGGATTGAACTCTGAACTCAGAACTGAATTTGAAAGGACAACAGTAAATCTGAACACAACAACAGATAAAAGCCAGTAAATCGTGAGGATCACGCAGGATATTTTAAAAGACATGGTTATGGATTAGCGAGACATGGCGTGAGTTGACTGTGCACATGTAAACGGGATTGAACTgtcagggtcagacagacagaatctgtCCGTGATTAACATTTCAGGTAAACGTTCTTGTAGATGCTGGGACCTCCGAGCTTTCATGgccagaaacacaacacaacacaacacacacacacacgtacgcacgcacgcacgcacacacacacacacactcacacacgtacagagacagaaggagaaagagagagaaggtggagagaaagagagagagagagagagagagagagagagagagagaga is a window from the Babylonia areolata isolate BAREFJ2019XMU chromosome 15, ASM4173473v1, whole genome shotgun sequence genome containing:
- the LOC143290106 gene encoding ETS translocation variant 1-like, with amino-acid sequence MPYPYENAMRYFYPEESVYLTHLRDKHKGLDMKPEFYRDFYLERYHREGPVSTYQRRGSLQLWQFLVALLDDPSNASFIAWTGRGLEFKLIEPEEVARRWGIQKNRPAMNYDKLSRSLRYYYEKGIMQKVAGERYVYKFVCDPEALFSMAFPDAHRPFLKSDVVHSMALTSKDDLYLRGSGAGSGMGGVGVVGVSAAGVLMAPDAQPLPLTVADSAAAAQRAAARSYNMAAAAGLTSHPAAAGLTPEQHRLQYMQEFHRVYGAGPYMEGCVY